The Toxorhynchites rutilus septentrionalis strain SRP chromosome 1, ASM2978413v1, whole genome shotgun sequence genome contains the following window.
gatcgtattcaattgaggaactgctgatggtgaagtgagcacggtctggagtaaacgatggaagacaaatatctgacgaaatatagtggtggtaaattctcataaaccgagattgtatatttagatgaagaattttttcaaagttttcaatcaaaagtgtgttcgtgactccgcatttcaccagtattctgagagaaagttcccagaatcggttctgtagaggagttactcctgccagaacctcgagactcatgttatgcgttgagtgcatacagccaagagctatacgcagacaatgatattgaattcgttccagttttagaaggtgacttttagctgctgagagaaagcaaaaagagccatactccagaatggatagaatagttgttttataaagtgttatgagatctcccggattagctccccaccacgtgccgcaaatcgagcggaggaaGTTGACcctattttgacatttttgcttcaaatacgtaatgtgggtattccaagtgcattttgaatcaaaccagacaccaaggtacttgaaagtcaatgattgggtaatgcttctgcccaaaagcttaagttgcaattgggctgggaaccgctttcgagtaaacactaccagttcggttttctgcggcgagaattcgatccctaagttccttgcccatgAAGACAAGTTATTTGTTTAAAGTTCTTGAAGCGTAGGCAATCGGGTGATCTTTCCCTATGTGTCCCTGTGATAATACAGCTCCCACTGCAAAGTCACTAGCATCTGTGGTAAGGATGAATTCTTTTGTAAAATCTGGGTACGCAAGTATTGGATCCATGGTCAGAAGTgctttgcatttttcaaaacattgaatTTTATCTGGAGTAAATTCAAAGCAAGTATCATTTCGCAATAGTTGCGTTAAAGGTTTGACCATTTTGGCAAAGTCTTTTATGAAACGGCGATAGTAACCTATTGTTCCGAGAAATTGTTTAAGTTCCTTCTCGTTTTCTGGTTTAGGCCAATTTTGAATAACCTCTATTTTGTCGCTGTTTGGCTTTACGCCATCTTTGGTCACGGTATGTCCAAGGAATTGAACTTCCCgtctgaaaaaaatagcatttatCTAGTTGTATCTTCAAACAAGCTTCCTTCAGCTTGCGAAGAATTTTACATATGTCTTTGACGTGCTCTTCAAACGAACTCGAAAAAATGATGATGTCGTCCATATAAACAAGACAACAAACACCAATGTGATCTCTAAGAACGGCATCCATAACCCTCTGAAAGGTCGCAGGGGCGTTCTTGAGTCCAAAAGGCATCCTTGTGAATTCGTATTTACCCGAGCTCACGGAGAACGCTGTTTTTTCGACGTCTTTTGCGTCTAGCTGAATCTGGTGAAATCCAGAAACTAGATCTAGTGTCGAGAAGTATGTCGCTCTTCCTAATTTATCCAAAATTTCTGTTATATCCGGTATAGGATATTTATCAGAGATGGTTTtctcgttaagttttctgtaatCTATAACGAGTCGAAACTTTTTCACACCTGATGGATCTGGTTTCTTAGGCACTATCCATACAGGTGATGTGTAGGGCGATATGGATTCTTGAATAATCCCGTCCTTCAACATTTTTCTTATTTGAGTTTGTACCTCTGTTTCAAATATTTGTGGATAACGGTATGACTTGGAATGAATCGGTATATTGTCCACAGTTCTAATTCGGTGTTTGATTTGATGTGTAAAGGTTAATTTCTGGTCATCGGAATATAGAATTTCAGAATATTCGCCGATAATGTCATCCAAAGCTTTTCTTTCTTGTTGATTCAACGAATCGTCTAAGATGCTGAATTTATTTCTAGGGCTTTCTATGGGTCTCTCGGCTGTGACAAATTCATCGttatcagattcaaattcattcATGTTTATTTCGATTTGCGATTCCTCATGATTTTTTACGGCAACAAAAGCGGTATTATTACTACTGTGGTAGATCCCTGgtagaattgaaaaatttcccaTATTTCTTTCGCTGCTTATGATGAAATCTCCGTCATTGGTGGTTCTGATTTTGAtaaattgttcttttttttcagttaaatttattatttgtttttcgggaaatctttttttttatttgaacagTTTTCTTTCCTATTCTCAAGATATTTTTGCTTACATCGATTTTGGCATTTAGATCTCTCAACGACTCGTAACCGATGAGACCGTCAAAATAgctatgaaatttaaaaatgaaaaattttaattttttgttaattCGAAACGGATCGAAGGATACTGATTTGTCGATTGTGTGTGTTCCTTTTATGTTGGTTACCTTAGATAAGGGCTCTGATTTACAGTTTTCAACGTTTACGTGGGCTGgcgaaatgtaatttttgttggtGCTATCGGATGGTCTAAAGTTGTTTGCTTTGGTCGTCTTTTGAtctattgtttgtttgttgagTCTTTGTCTATATGCTGCATTAGAATATTGCATAGTTATGGAGTAAGCGTCCTCAAGGGATTGCGGTCTATAACTCCTAACGTGCATTGATAGCTCGTCATTTAGCCCGTCGATGAATCTTGTTAAAGCCATAAGACTTATTAAACTATTTATAGCTTTAGTGGATGATTTGTAGTCGTCCATCAAAGCTGCTGTCGCCTTAATTGACGTATCAATTTTCTTAACTTGGTTGTAAAACTCAGTTAGAGTCTTCTTACCCTGGTTAACATAGAAAAGGGATTGAATATGAGATGTAAGATCTCTTCTGTCCCCATAAGAATTTAGGATTATTTCTTTGATTTGTTCCCACTGATTTGGGTTGCCAGCCGCTATTAATATTTCTTTGGCATcgccaataattttatttttaacagcTCTCACTAATTGGCTGTAAATGGGTTCATTTTTGTATGACTGGAAGAGTGCGAGTGTATTCTCCGCATCTTCTAACCAAGCATGTGTTTCTTTTTTGTTACCCGCAAAAGTGGCCAGATTTTTAATCGGGTCTGGTGTTCGGAACTGTAAGAAGGGATCTTCTGATTTCGATCGCAATCTATGGAGTTCGTCAATCAAAGCGTTTTGATTGCTCGTTAATGTTTTTATATGACCCAACAAACTTTCAACTGTGACTTGTTGTGGGTTCTCCTGAGGTTCTTGTTCAATAATTATTCTCCCGTCCAGCTCTGGTGCTGGCATAAGGTCGGGTGAAATCATAAATTCGCGTTGATCCATTTTACCAATGATAATCTTGCTTATAATTTGCACACACAAGAATGCACTGCTATGATATTCGCTCACACTGCACTGCACCTCGCGGTTTGTGGCTGTTAGTTTCGCTCGCTTTTAAAATTGCTGAACGTTGTATTTTGTGCCGCTTGCCTCCGTGCTTTACTTTTGCTTGCGGGGCAGCTGATTTTTGttgcgtatttttttttttttttagcgaTACACTTTAACACTCACTTaggaagaaatagaaaaaattaCTTACAAGAGGATGATGATGATCATCTCCTGGAGTTTCTAAGTTGATGATTAGGTTCGATGGTAGTTCCTCGCTTCTGGGCTACGCTAATCAGTGATATTCCCTCACCGGTGGTTTCCCGATAGTCCAGATGTTTCCAATAAACGTTGCTCGGTCGTGCACTTTACTGCACTTTACTTCCACTTCACTATGAGACTGCGCCAGTTATGTAGCTTCCGTTAGGgaaagcataaaaaataaatttattcacgatATCACTTATCGCTATAACATCATACTTAGAACTAACTTATATTTTAGCATCGAACCCATTTTAAAGACTACAGACTGCTGAGTCTGCATTCATCCCGGTGGCTTGGTACTTATGCAAGGTGATACCTTGTTTTCCTTTCTGGCGAATTCTCGCGCGCATCATCGTTAATCTGGCGCGCCAGGCTCGGTTGCATGTTGTTACTATGGGCTCAACTGAATGTGTGGGAGGgacttttgttttttgtttttttttcaaaaagttgtctaactatttttcaaataattcaagtatgaaaagttgcttaaatgacccatgtctttacacccacaacgtcgagttggcatgaatttCGTCAAATAGTGATTGGTTTCTGTGTGAAATATAAAACGATATAAACTGAATATTATTGGAAGACCACTCGAAACAGTCAGTACCAATTCCGAAAACTAAGTCCAACCCCAACCCCAACATATGTATACAAAATATAGTCGATTTTCGAAAAAGAAATCTATCTCAGCCTTGTTAGCTAAATTTCCACTCTGTGCAATTTTTTATGGGCTATTCATGGGTAACACCAGCTTTGTATTTACACTTTCCCTCCAGTGTTCATATCTTACACACTTTGGACCCATTGAACATGATGTGTTACGCATCCCTTTCATCCTTCCCGTTCGTGGCATGTAAATGATATTGTCTATTACGCGCCCAATTGCACACAATAACGAGTACAGGTAGGAAAAGACATGATCTCTATTTACCATTTTCGAGATCGTAATCGAGTTGCTTCATGCAAATTTGAACACAAACGCTGTGCACAGTTCAACTCTTCGCGCTTTCCTATCGTGGATCTATTACATCAAATTGAATTTGTTTTAACACACAAATGATGCCTATCATCTACCATCTACCATTTGAGGATTTGAGGGTGTTTTTCCATTGGTTTGATTTGCATAAAACGCTATGAAAGTGCAATGAGAAAAGTGTCATTCATCGTACATCCAAGCGTAGAATAACTGTTTTTTCGTCGCTCTCGGGTTTGTTTAATTGTATAGGTATATCATAATTCTTTTTCTACTGTTAGAAATTTAATGCTTCGCCTGACCGGTATTTGATTgatatttatttctatttttttaatcaatcgtTTTCATACACTCTGACACTCAgcggtttttgtttgtttattttgctTTCCATTACAGGCCGCAAAAAGGGAGTCGGGGTCAAAAACAGCAGCGAAACCATTGCGCCTGGAGGCAAAACTGGGATTGATGCATACGGCTTGTATGATGAAGTGGGTGATAAGAAGAGCCGGAAGCGCAGGAAGAAGCACAGAAAAAAGCACAGAGGCTGGAAAAGACACATGAAGAAGATGCTTCCATATGGGCTAGGTATTTTGGCGCTAAAAATGATCATTATGCACTTCATCCTGAAGAAGTTGGCCCTAGCGACGGCTTTGTCGCTGTTTTTGAGCAAAAAATCCTTGCTAGTGTCCGCGCTGATCGCACTGAAACTGATGCTCGCCAAGGAGCACCACCACGAGAAGAACGAAAGTAGCAAGCTAGAGGTAGTTCATATACCGATCCGTAAAGACATTGGTTTTCACAAGAAACTTCAGAAGATTAATCCACAGTCCAAATCCCAACAGAAGTCGGTGAATGCGCATCACTCTAACCACCCCATTAAACATACCCATCAACAGATGGAGGATTTTGGAGGGAAGTACATCCCGCTGGGGTACGAATCCAATCACTACCATTACGACCTAACAACGCAACCCAGCTATTTGGATTCCATCCCGGAAGCGTCGGAGGATAACTATCTCAATGCCGATGATCTGCAGTTCGTCCGGAGGGACGGCTGGGACGGGTGGACCGGATGGAACCGTGGCGACGAGAAGGATGGCTACAGTGGCGGCGTGCAGAAACCGTGGAATACTTACAAAAGGAACGCTAGCTACGATATATACAACAGCCACGGAAATGGGGGCTTCAATCGCGAGAGCTTTGAGCAGTCGACTGAAAACATTTACGCTAACATCAATCAATCCAATTACAAACAGCGAAACTTGAGCCAAATGAAATACAGAAGAAAACGCAGGTTGTCCGAAAGCCCTTAGCGTACCCAGCCTGGGGTGAATGTTTATGAGTTTATAAAATATTGATTTATTATCCCGTTGTTTAATTTATCGTATGTTTCAGTGTATACCATTTGCGAGTAATAATTTAAGGCATTAGCATTTAGTAATTAATTCATGTTTATTATTACTTTGAATCTTCCTGTTAGACAGAAATAATCACAAAAAAACCATCAACATACAAAATTGCTATAATTATGCGAAATTCAAATATAACGTACGTCTTATCCATAATCGAAGCTAGTTGTAAGAATGCTAAACAATCATCGTACCAAAATTCGTCACCGAATATGTAATTTCATTCATGTATAACATGTTTGTAAAAATTAAAAgcgtaaaataaaatcaatccCAAAAACAAATCGAAACATTAGGGTGCATTATTGAAAATGGTTGAATAATAATTACACAGGCGTCAAACACTAATTCGAGCCTGACCTTTCCGATTTTGGATATTTTCCAAGTTGTTATTTCGAGCCGGACTTGGTAAGCTGAAGGATTTCAAGCGAATACGGAATTTAGCAGTCTAGTGCGAAAGAATATGGATAGTGTTCAATGAAAAGTTCGAGCCTATCCTATGGCAAAAAGTGAGACTCAATACTCTCACAATGATAAGAATAATAACATTTACTAATGTATACATGTTACATTGAACTATGGAAAATTGAACACATTTTAAAAACCCAAAAAGATTCTTGTTTCCGGATCTTTTTCCTTCGTCTGAATCGTTGTAATTTCtatttaacccattttaggccaagcgttcgaaaaatcgaacagcaactttgataatttttcatgtctttggacaggaaccttatggtaatgtttttgcaccaaaagatagcttaatttattagctaccacttatatcgatttcatacaattttgagtaacttttttggataataaattcgatttaaagcaagtatgtttggaaggtgttttcaatttccattaaaaaccccaataaaatacaaaaatatgtgaatttttctacagtactgctctgataaaagaacatacattgtgatatagagcgaaaatcattcgattgagccgcatacaggaaaataacagccggggaaatttagtgttcgaaaaatcgaacgttggccataacgaacatttttttttctgctgaatcaacaccaacacatctaacatccgctgcgcattttgatttgtttactttagaagacggaaggtttttcatttctttttgcattttcagttgtgaatgtttgcaaatatcgattaatttagcaaatattatcgaaaatctgtatgattttttgtccgtaacaacattaggtgatggcggcccgtagaatttcttTTGTGGAGGAGCTGGAGTAAATGATCAATACGTGCAACGAGGATCCTAATGAGATTGTTTGggtgaatattcttccgccggaccgaataataacctcccaaccctctatgccattgtttttagcagtactctggtactttgcaggttttggaaaatgttcgattttttcgggaaatggataattggagagactagtttttaagcattgacatttctccacagttaacaataaaaataacacagcatatgctttcgtttgaaagaaaaagcctgtcagtaataagttaaaattacatgaaataagaaatgccacatctcaccttaggtggattaatttggatttatacttagagacctccattctcccgttcttgttcttccgggaatccaaaattgatgcatttatgaataacgtatatttgctaattgaagtgacttttagtttgcagtatgtttgtacttgcaaaaaaaatgcgggtttcggccaatgttcgatttttcgaacagtcatttcccggaaaatggaagaagggaaaaacataattcttgaacattggagttcctttagcgataataatcgaaaatacaacaatggctttcgtcaaaaaaataatttttacagcttggtcgttaatgggttaaacaaAAGTACGAATGGTATTGGCTTAGTTCGAGAATTATGTTAGAGACAGATAGTGGCAATTATTAATACTTTTACActagattcatttttttttcgtgatcgATGCGCCCGCGCAAGAAAAATCGTGTAAAGCTTGTTTTTCAACCCTTCTCAATGAAGAGAAACTTACGCGAATTTTTGCGAACTTTTTTCGTCAACCAATTAGGCTTGTTTGAAAATGAGCGAATTTTTCAGGTGCGAAATGTTTTCTCTAAAGTCATTCACATTGAATTGCGAAATCTGTCAAACTATCGACCTTACAACGAAAACAACTTGTACGAGATTGGTGAAACAAATTCATACTACTCACATGATCCCGCgcttcgttctgattggttCACAAAAATTCGCGTGAATTCGTCTTCATTGTGAAGAGTTGAAAAACAAGCTTGAGCGAGGGTTCAATTGCCAAAGAGCGAGAAAAGATAAAACTTCCCAAGCTTTTGCTGCGAAAAAATACGAATTCGTGTTGCTTTGACAGTTTTCTCTGCCCACAACGGAAAGTTGGAACAAAACAATCAAGATGGATGCAAAGATATACTTGAACTAGTATTGGGCGATCTTGAATCGATGTTTAGAAGATCGGAGATCTTTCCCtctccgattttcgatttttttggatcgattctttgttctCCAAAAAATCACTAATATCGGTCTTTTCCTTTCGATTtttccgatctttttgatcacagaaaaaaatcctgacaattttcaaaacaa
Protein-coding sequences here:
- the LOC129762785 gene encoding uncharacterized protein LOC129762785 isoform X2; the encoded protein is MKSVMNRVAHSALVLVSVFSVTSSGWVSHLDVLKKLSEAKGNEDLRSNLRSIRKLAIQHGLIKSNNDSYQSEWSPINQRPAEFRLDITPLDVPVIIEGRKKGVGVKNSSETIAPGGKTGIDAYGLYDEVGDKKSRKRRKKHRKKHRGWKRHMKKMLPYGLGILALKMIIMHFILKKLALATALSLFLSKKSLLVSALIALKLMLAKEHHHEKNESSKLEKINPQSKSQQKSVNAHHSNHPIKHTHQQMEDFGGKYIPLGYESNHYHYDLTTQPSYLDSIPEASEDNYLNADDLQFVRRDGWDGWTGWNRGDEKDGYSGGVQKPWNTYKRNASYDIYNSHGNGGFNRESFEQSTENIYANINQSNYKQRNLSQMKYRRKRRLSESP
- the LOC129762785 gene encoding uncharacterized protein LOC129762785 isoform X3; this translates as MKSVMNRVAHSALVLVSVFSVTSSGWVSHLDVLKKLSEAKGNEDLRSNLRSIRKLAIQHGLIKSNNDSYQSEWSPINQRPAEFRLDITPLDVPVIIEGRKKGVGVKNSSETIAPGGKTGIDAYGLYDEVGDKKSRKRRKKHRKKHRGWKRHMKKMLPYGLGILALKMIIMHFILKKLALATALSLFLSKKSLLVSALIALKLMLAKEHHHEKNESSKLESKSQQKSVNAHHSNHPIKHTHQQMEDFGGKYIPLGYESNHYHYDLTTQPSYLDSIPEASEDNYLNADDLQFVRRDGWDGWTGWNRGDEKDGYSGGVQKPWNTYKRNASYDIYNSHGNGGFNRESFEQSTENIYANINQSNYKQRNLSQMKYRRKRRLSESP
- the LOC129762785 gene encoding uncharacterized protein LOC129762785 isoform X4 translates to MKSVMNRVAHSALVLVSVFSVTSSGWVSHLDVLKKLSEAKGNEDLRSNLRSIRKLAIQHGLIKSNNDSYQSEWSPINQRPAEFRLDITPLDVPVIIEGRKKGVGVKNSSETIAPGGKTGIDAYGLYDEVGDKKSRKRRKKHRKKHRGWKRHMKKMLPYGLGILALKMIIMHFILKKLALATALSLFLSKKSLLVSALIALKLMLAKEHHHEKNESSKLEKSVNAHHSNHPIKHTHQQMEDFGGKYIPLGYESNHYHYDLTTQPSYLDSIPEASEDNYLNADDLQFVRRDGWDGWTGWNRGDEKDGYSGGVQKPWNTYKRNASYDIYNSHGNGGFNRESFEQSTENIYANINQSNYKQRNLSQMKYRRKRRLSESP
- the LOC129762785 gene encoding uncharacterized protein LOC129762785 isoform X1, yielding MKSVMNRVAHSALVLVSVFSVTSSGWVSHLDVLKKLSEAKGNEDLRSNLRSIRKLAIQHGLIKSNNDSYQSEWSPINQRPAEFRLDITPLDVPVIIEGRKKGVGVKNSSETIAPGGKTGIDAYGLYDEVGDKKSRKRRKKHRKKHRGWKRHMKKMLPYGLGILALKMIIMHFILKKLALATALSLFLSKKSLLVSALIALKLMLAKEHHHEKNESSKLEVVHIPIRKDIGFHKKLQKINPQSKSQQKSVNAHHSNHPIKHTHQQMEDFGGKYIPLGYESNHYHYDLTTQPSYLDSIPEASEDNYLNADDLQFVRRDGWDGWTGWNRGDEKDGYSGGVQKPWNTYKRNASYDIYNSHGNGGFNRESFEQSTENIYANINQSNYKQRNLSQMKYRRKRRLSESP